The Verrucomicrobiota bacterium genomic interval CGCTTCTGTTTAGTTATCGAGAGGAATTGCTATGCCATTGATGCCGGCCAGAGTGAAGTATCGGAAAATGCACCGCGGGAACCGTGCGGGATTGGCTTACCGCGGCGCCACGGTCGCGTTCGGCGAGTACGGATTGAAGGCGCTGGAGCGCTGCTGGCTCGATACCAAGCAAATCGAAGCGGCGCGCGTGGCCCTGACCCGCTTTATGAAGCGGCGCGGCAAGATCTGGATTCGCATTTTTCCCGACAAATCGTTCACCAAAAAACCGCTCGAAACGCGCATGGGCAAGGGTAAAGGCCCCGTGGAATCCTGGGTGGCAGTCGTTCGCCCGGCCAACGTCTTGTTTGAGGTGGACGGCGTTCCGGAAGCGCTGGCGCGCGAAGCCATGCGCCTGGCCGCGGACAAGCTGCCCATCCGCACCAAGTTTGTTTCGCGCCACCACATGAGTTGATTCGACCGGCTTTATGAAGAGTTCTGAGATCAGAGATTTAACGTTCGCCGAGTTGCAGGCCAAAAGCCGCGACTTGCGGCAGGAGTTGTTCAATCTGCGGTTGCAGCAGGCGACCAGCCAACTGGAGAAGACCGGACGGCTCAGGATTCTGCGCCGCGATATCGCCCGGATTGAGACCCAACTCACGGTTCTGCGCAAGAAAGCCGCTTGATTTCCGTTTTTATGTCCGAGAATTCTACGATTAACCGAGGCCATCGCAAACAGCGGCTCGGCGAAGTCATTCCCAGCAAAATGGCCAAGACCATCGTCGTGCGGGTCGAACGCCGCTTTCAGCATCCCAAATTCAAAAAGGTCGTGACACGCTACCGGAAGTTTTACGCGCACGACGAAAAGGGCGAAGCGAAAGTAGGCGACCGTGTCCGAATCGAAGAAACGCGGCCGCTCTCCAAATTGAAATGCTGGCGGTTGGTTGAAGTGGTGTCCCGGAGCGCCGAAGCGCCCGCGGTGCATTAGCCATCGGAGATCTTATGTTGCAAGTTCGTTCCATATTGGATGTCGCCGATAACACCGGAGCCAAGCGGGCGGCGGCGATCGGCGTGCTGGGCCGCAACCAGCGCTACGCCCGCGTGGGCGACATCATCAAGGCCCATATCAAAGAGGCGACGCCGGACGGGACCGTAAAGAAGGGCGAAGTCGTGGACGCGGTGGTGGTCCGGACCCGGCGGCCTATCCGCCGAAACGATGGTTCCTACCTTCGCTTCGATACGAATGCGATCGTGATCATCGACAAGGAAAACAACCCGCGCGGGACGCGCATTTTCGGACCGGTCGCCCGCGAACTCCGCGACAAGAAATTCATGAAGATTATTTCGCTGGCTCCGGAGGTGATTTAGGTATGGCCAAAGCACACGTGAAGAAAGGCGACGAAGTGGTTGTGATTGCCGGCACGGAACGGGGCAAGCGCGGCAAGATCATCTCGGTGTTTCCGACGTCGCAGCGGGTCATCGTTGAGGGCGTGAAAATGATCAAGAAACACGTCCGCAAGAACCGGCAGAATCCGCAGGGCGCGATTATCGAGCGCGAAGGCACGATTCATCTTTCGAATGTCGTGCTGGCGTCGCGATTTGACGCGCGTGCCGCCAGACGCGGAGCGCCCCAGGCCAGCTAACCGTTGAAGCGCAATGAAACCCAGGCTCTATCAGGCATACGTCGAGAAGGTTCGGCAAGCGCTGAAGGAAAAGCGCAATTACAGGAACGTCCACGAAGTTCCGAAGATCGAGAAAATCGTTTTGAACATGGGCGTCAGCGCCTCGCTGGAGAAGGTGGCGATCGACGACGCGGCGAAGGATCTCGGATTGATCACCGGACGCAAAGCGGTCGTCAGCAAATCGCGAAAGAGCGTTGCCAATTTCAAACTGCGGCAGGGCCAGCCGATCGGGTGTCACGTCACCTTGCGCCGGGAAGCGATGTATGAATTCCTGGATCGCCTGGTGGCGGCGGCGCTGCCTCGCATCCGCGATTTCCGCGGCCTTTCCACGCGCTCGTTTGACGGACGGGGCAATTACTCGATGGGCATTGCCGACCAGACCATTTTTCCGGAGATCGATCTGGACAAGATCAAGCGCCAGCAAGGCATGGACATTACGATTGTGACGACAGCGAAAACCGACGCGGAAGCCCTGGATCTGTTGAAGATGATGGGCATGCCGTTTGCCGAAGGACGATAATATGGCCAAGAAAGCATGGATTGAACGCGACAAGAAAAAGCGCCAGGTGGCGGCCAAGTACGCCGCGCTGCGCGCCGAGTTGAAAGCCAAACGCGATTACGCGGGACTGGCCAAGTTGCCGCGGAACGCGAGCCCCGTGCGCGCGGTCAACCGTTGCAAGATTTCCGGCCGCCGCCATGGCTATTTGCGCAAGTTCGCCTGCTCGCGCCTGGTGTTTCGCGAATCGGCGCTGAGCGGACTGATCCCGGGCGTCGTCAAAGCAAGCTGGTAACCGTTATGACCGATCCCATTTCTGACTTGCTCACACGTTTGCGCAACGCTCACCAGGCGCTGATGCCGGACGTCGTGATGGCGCATTCCAAACTGAAAGAGAGCATTGCCCAGCTCTTGAAGCGCGAGGGCTACATCGCCGATTGCAGCGTCGAAGGCAAGACCGCGAAGAAACTGAAACTCAAACTGAAGTATCAGGGACGGCAAAGCGTCATCGCCGGCCTGCGGCGCGTCAGCACGCCCGGATTGCGCCGCTATGTCGGGGCGGATGAAATCCCGCGCGTGCTTGGCGGAATGGGCACGGCGATCATTTCCACCTCCAAAGGGGTGATGACGGGATCCGAGGCCCAAAAACAGAACGTGGGCGGCGAGTTGCTCTGTTTTGTTTGGTAGGCGCGGAAAGAATCATATGTCCAGAATTGGAAAAATACCGGTCCAGGTTCCTCCGAAGGTCAAAGTCGAAATCAAAGCCCGCAAGGTCTTTGTTGAAGGCCCCAAGGGCAAATTGGACTTCGAGTTGCCCCGGCGAACCTCCATCGCGCTGAACGGCGACAAGCTTGTGTTGAGCCGGGACGGCGACGACGCCCAGGCCAAGGCGCTGCACGGATTGAGCCGAGCCATCGTCAACAACATGGTCAAGGGTGTCACGGACGGCTTCGTTAAGAAGCTGGAAATTCAAGGCGTGGGTTTCAAAGCGGCCGTGCAAGGCAAGAACGTCAATTTGATCCTGGGCTATTCCCACCCGATCAACTATCCCATCCCGGATCAGATCAAAGTCACCGTCGAGGAAAACACGAAACTGACGATCGAAGGGCCCAACAAGGAAGTTGTGGGCCGTGTCGCGGCGGAATTGCGCGGGTTTTATCCCCCCGAGCCGTATAAGGGCAAAGGCGTTCGCTATCTGGGCGAGAAGGTCAAACGCAAGGAGGGCAAGACCGTTCAATAATTGCCTCGCGGCATGAATTGCGCGTCACGGCAAAATCCGTGGCGCAACCGACATGAGAACCGAAAAGAAAAATCAGCTCAGGCAACTGCGGCGCTGGCGCATCCGCAAGAAGGTCGCCGGCACGAGCGCGCGGCCCCGAATGAGCGTCTGTTTCACAGGCAAGAACATTTACGTGCAGTTTATCGACGATACCGCCGGCAAGACGCTGGCTTCCACCTCGACACTGGACAAATCCATTCCGGACCGGGAGAAGCTCAAAGCCAACGTCACGAGCGCAAAGCGGATCGGGCAAGCCGCAGCCGAAGCGGCCAAGAACAAAGGCATCCAGGCCGTCGTCTTTGACCGCCGCGGAGCGCGCTATCACGGAAAAGTCAAGGCGCTCGCCGATGCGGCCCGGGAAGCCGGCTTGAAATTCTAAATCGAACCAGGAGATCACTATCGTGGCGGAACAACCCAGAAGTAATTCGGAACCCGGCCGCGGCGGCGGACGCGGACCCGGCCGCGGCGGCCGGCGAATGCGCGGCGGAGCGGAAGGCACGGAACAGCAGGTTGAAGGAAAAGATTCGACCGAGCTCAGCGAGAAAGTCGTCTTCATCAATCGCTCCTCCAAAGTCGTCAAAGGCGGACGCCGCTTCAGCTTCAGCGCGCTGGTGGTCGTCGGGGACAAACAAGGACGCGTTGGCCTTGGCCTGGGGAAAGCGGGCGAGGTGGCCGATGCCATCCGCAAAGGCGGCGAGGAGGCGCGGCAGCGGATGTTGAAGGTCTCCTTGCGCAACGCGACGATCCCGCACGAGGTTATTTCCACGTTCGGAGGCGCGCGCGTGTTGTTGCGGCCTGCGTCGCCTGGGACTGGAATTATCGCGGGGAAAACGGTTCGTGCCGTCGTCGAGTCGGCCGGAGTGAAGGACATCTTGAGCAAGTCGCTGGGTTCCAAGAATGCCGCGAACGTGGCCAAAGCCACACTCGAGGCGCTCCGCACCTTGCGATTGCGCGACGAGATTTTCCGCAGCCGTGGTCTGTCGCTGAGAGTGGCGGCCCAGAGCGAACCGCCACCGCCACCGCCGGCTCCAGGTAACGTCTCCGCCTGAACTTCTCTTTATGCGATTACACGATCTCAAACCTCGTCCGGGCGCCAAGCACCGCCGGAAGCGTCTCGGGCAGGGTGAATCCAGCGGGCACGGAAAATCCAGCGGGCGTGGCGGGAAAGGCCAGACGGCCCGCTCCGGAAGCTCCATCCGGATCGGGTTTGAAGGCGGCCAGATGCCGCTCATCCGGAGGATGCCAAAGCGCGGTTTTAACAACGCCCGCCACACGGTGCGTTACATCCCGGTCAATCTGGAGGCTCTGAACCGGTTCGAGGATGGGGGCAGAGTGGACGAGGCGGTTCTGCGTTCCGCCGGGCTGGCCAGCGGGCGCGCGGACGGGATCAAGATTCTGGGCGGGGGTGAATTGACCCGGAAACTGACGGTCTGTGCGCATGCCTTCAGCGGCTCGGCGCGCGCCAAGATCGAGAAAGCCGGCGGCGTCTGCGAAACGGTGGGTTCCACCACGGCCGCTCCAGCCAAGAGCGCGTAAGTTTCGCTGAGGAATTCGCATGTTCAAAACGATCTGGAATACGTTCGCCAATTGTTTCAAGATTCCGGAGCTGAAGTCCCGGATTGTTTTTACCCTCCTGGTTTTGGCGATTTGCCGCATCATCGCGTGGGTTCCGACTCCGGGCCTCAATGCGACCGAACTGAGGGATTACCTGCAGAAGCCGGGTCAGATGGAGGGCAATTCCCTGCTCCAGATGTACAGCCTTTTCACGGGCGGCGCCTTGCAGAACTGCGCCATCGGCGCGCTCGGCATCATGCCCTACATCACGGCGACGATTATCATCCAGCTTTTGACGGCCGTGGTGCCAACCCTGAGCAAATTGGCGCGCGAAGAGGGCGGTCGGGCGAAAATCATCCAGTATTCGCGCTACCTGACGGTCTTATTGTGCCTGGGCCACGGCACGCTTATGGCCATAGGGTGGGAAAACCCAGGCCAGATTTTCCCGGGATTCGAAGGGAAACTTGTCGTGGTGGACAATATCTGGTGGTACCGGATTCAGACAATTCTGGCGCTCACGACGGGGACGTTGTTGCTCATGTGGATGGGGGAGCAAATCACAGAGCGAGGGATAGGGAACGGGGTCTCGTTGATCATCACGATCGGCATTGTGGCGGATCTGCCGATCGCGGGGCAGCAGCTTTACTACATGTTCTTCCCGGAGGCTGCAGGGCTGGGAGACCGGAAATACAACGTGTTCCATGCGATTGCGCTCGTTCTGCTCTTAGCCGCCGTGGTGGCTGCCGTCGTTGCCGTAACACAGGCCCAGCGAAAAATCCCCGTGCAATACGCCCAACGGGCCGTGGGACGCAAGGTGTACGCGGGGGGCAGCTCCTTCATGCCCTTGCGCGTGAATTATGCCGGGGTGATGCCCATCATTTTTGCTCAGGCTGTTTTGGTCTTCCCGGCGATGGCCCTTTCGAAGCTGGGGGATATCTCCCACATCCAGTTCTTCAAGGATATTGGGAATGATTTGACCCGCGGCGAGTTGCTCTATTATTGCCTGTACACGGCGATGATCCTGTTTTTCTCCTACTTCTGGGTCGCGACCCAGTTCAATGAATTGCAGATTTCTGACGATCTGAAGAAATACGGCGGATACATCCCCGGCGTTCGGCCCGGCCCGGCCACCAGCGATTTTTTGCACCGAACCATGAGCCGGATCACTCTGGCGGGAGCAGTCTTTCTCACCGTCATTGCGGTCATCCCGATGCTCATGGCCGATCTCTTTGGGATCAACTACCGGGTCTCGCAGTTCTTCGGTGGCACCAGTATGTTGATCACCGTAGGTGTGATGCTGGATACGATGAGGCAGATGGAGTCTCACTTGTTGATGCGGCACTATGACGGATTCCTGAAGAAGGGACGGATCCGAGGCCGTTTTTGACGTGATCATTCTGAAAAATGATCGGGATATCGAGGCAATGCGTGCGGCCGGGGCAGTGGCCAGCACGGTGCTCGACGAGATTTGTGCGTGGATCACACCGGGTGTCACGACTAAAGAGATTGATCAGTACGCGGCTGGCAGCATAAAGAGCCACGGCGCCAAGAGCGCCTTTTTGGGATATCGAAAATATCCATGCTACGTCTGCCTCTCTGTGAATGAGGAAGTTGTGCATGGATTGGCGAGTGAC includes:
- a CDS encoding 30S ribosomal protein S5, translated to MRGGAEGTEQQVEGKDSTELSEKVVFINRSSKVVKGGRRFSFSALVVVGDKQGRVGLGLGKAGEVADAIRKGGEEARQRMLKVSLRNATIPHEVISTFGGARVLLRPASPGTGIIAGKTVRAVVESAGVKDILSKSLGSKNAANVAKATLEALRTLRLRDEIFRSRGLSLRVAAQSEPPPPPPAPGNVSA
- the rplN gene encoding 50S ribosomal protein L14, with the translated sequence MLQVRSILDVADNTGAKRAAAIGVLGRNQRYARVGDIIKAHIKEATPDGTVKKGEVVDAVVVRTRRPIRRNDGSYLRFDTNAIVIIDKENNPRGTRIFGPVARELRDKKFMKIISLAPEVI
- a CDS encoding 50S ribosomal protein L15; amino-acid sequence: MRLHDLKPRPGAKHRRKRLGQGESSGHGKSSGRGGKGQTARSGSSIRIGFEGGQMPLIRRMPKRGFNNARHTVRYIPVNLEALNRFEDGGRVDEAVLRSAGLASGRADGIKILGGGELTRKLTVCAHAFSGSARAKIEKAGGVCETVGSTTAAPAKSA
- a CDS encoding 50S ribosomal protein L29, producing MKSSEIRDLTFAELQAKSRDLRQELFNLRLQQATSQLEKTGRLRILRRDIARIETQLTVLRKKAA
- the rplP gene encoding 50S ribosomal protein L16; translated protein: MPLMPARVKYRKMHRGNRAGLAYRGATVAFGEYGLKALERCWLDTKQIEAARVALTRFMKRRGKIWIRIFPDKSFTKKPLETRMGKGKGPVESWVAVVRPANVLFEVDGVPEALAREAMRLAADKLPIRTKFVSRHHMS
- the rpsH gene encoding 30S ribosomal protein S8 yields the protein MTDPISDLLTRLRNAHQALMPDVVMAHSKLKESIAQLLKREGYIADCSVEGKTAKKLKLKLKYQGRQSVIAGLRRVSTPGLRRYVGADEIPRVLGGMGTAIISTSKGVMTGSEAQKQNVGGELLCFVW
- a CDS encoding 50S ribosomal protein L6, with amino-acid sequence MSRIGKIPVQVPPKVKVEIKARKVFVEGPKGKLDFELPRRTSIALNGDKLVLSRDGDDAQAKALHGLSRAIVNNMVKGVTDGFVKKLEIQGVGFKAAVQGKNVNLILGYSHPINYPIPDQIKVTVEENTKLTIEGPNKEVVGRVAAELRGFYPPEPYKGKGVRYLGEKVKRKEGKTVQ
- the rpsN gene encoding 30S ribosomal protein S14; its protein translation is MAKKAWIERDKKKRQVAAKYAALRAELKAKRDYAGLAKLPRNASPVRAVNRCKISGRRHGYLRKFACSRLVFRESALSGLIPGVVKASW
- the rpsQ gene encoding 30S ribosomal protein S17; protein product: MSENSTINRGHRKQRLGEVIPSKMAKTIVVRVERRFQHPKFKKVVTRYRKFYAHDEKGEAKVGDRVRIEETRPLSKLKCWRLVEVVSRSAEAPAVH
- the secY gene encoding preprotein translocase subunit SecY, whose amino-acid sequence is MFKTIWNTFANCFKIPELKSRIVFTLLVLAICRIIAWVPTPGLNATELRDYLQKPGQMEGNSLLQMYSLFTGGALQNCAIGALGIMPYITATIIIQLLTAVVPTLSKLAREEGGRAKIIQYSRYLTVLLCLGHGTLMAIGWENPGQIFPGFEGKLVVVDNIWWYRIQTILALTTGTLLLMWMGEQITERGIGNGVSLIITIGIVADLPIAGQQLYYMFFPEAAGLGDRKYNVFHAIALVLLLAAVVAAVVAVTQAQRKIPVQYAQRAVGRKVYAGGSSFMPLRVNYAGVMPIIFAQAVLVFPAMALSKLGDISHIQFFKDIGNDLTRGELLYYCLYTAMILFFSYFWVATQFNELQISDDLKKYGGYIPGVRPGPATSDFLHRTMSRITLAGAVFLTVIAVIPMLMADLFGINYRVSQFFGGTSMLITVGVMLDTMRQMESHLLMRHYDGFLKKGRIRGRF
- a CDS encoding 50S ribosomal protein L18, which gives rise to MRTEKKNQLRQLRRWRIRKKVAGTSARPRMSVCFTGKNIYVQFIDDTAGKTLASTSTLDKSIPDREKLKANVTSAKRIGQAAAEAAKNKGIQAVVFDRRGARYHGKVKALADAAREAGLKF
- the rplE gene encoding 50S ribosomal protein L5 gives rise to the protein MKPRLYQAYVEKVRQALKEKRNYRNVHEVPKIEKIVLNMGVSASLEKVAIDDAAKDLGLITGRKAVVSKSRKSVANFKLRQGQPIGCHVTLRREAMYEFLDRLVAAALPRIRDFRGLSTRSFDGRGNYSMGIADQTIFPEIDLDKIKRQQGMDITIVTTAKTDAEALDLLKMMGMPFAEGR
- a CDS encoding 50S ribosomal protein L24, translated to MAKAHVKKGDEVVVIAGTERGKRGKIISVFPTSQRVIVEGVKMIKKHVRKNRQNPQGAIIEREGTIHLSNVVLASRFDARAARRGAPQAS